The following are encoded in a window of Clostridia bacterium genomic DNA:
- a CDS encoding ATP-binding cassette domain-containing protein: protein MNMSYFKTEDLAVGYDGAALIRDINISLERGKILTLIGPNGAGKSTVLKSMARQLSPICGAVYINKREISSMTPRQLSREMSVVLTERVRSELLTCAEVVAMGRYPYTDMFGRLSAGDKAAVKDALLKVRASELADKDFFTLSDGQKQRIMLARAICQEPKVMLLDEPTAYLDIRYKIELLEILREMARSGVTVIMSLHEIDLAVKASDYLVCLKGDKIEAFGSPEDILGDDTIERLYDLEKGSYDLLFGSVELKKPKGAPRVFVVSGAGRGIPFYRALQKRGIPFATGVLFENDVDMYAAKRLSDCIISAPAFELVSEERFNKAADVLLKCSAVIDAGTPVGTFNLPNARLVELAGKRGMPIYKSIGAVLNENV, encoded by the coding sequence CTGAATATGTCATATTTCAAAACAGAAGATCTGGCTGTCGGTTATGACGGCGCCGCGCTTATACGCGATATAAATATAAGTCTTGAAAGGGGCAAGATACTTACGCTTATAGGCCCTAACGGGGCAGGCAAATCTACTGTTTTAAAATCGATGGCTCGTCAGCTTTCGCCGATATGCGGCGCTGTGTATATAAATAAGCGCGAGATCTCATCAATGACGCCGCGTCAGCTCTCAAGGGAAATGTCTGTCGTGCTTACCGAGCGTGTGCGCTCGGAGCTTTTGACGTGCGCCGAGGTCGTCGCCATGGGGCGCTATCCATATACGGATATGTTCGGACGGCTGAGTGCCGGCGATAAAGCCGCGGTAAAAGACGCTCTTTTAAAAGTGCGTGCAAGCGAACTTGCCGATAAGGACTTTTTTACGCTGTCTGACGGTCAAAAGCAGCGCATAATGCTTGCGCGCGCCATATGTCAGGAGCCGAAGGTGATGCTGCTCGACGAGCCTACGGCATATCTCGATATACGATATAAGATAGAGCTTTTGGAAATTTTAAGAGAGATGGCGCGTTCGGGAGTTACAGTGATAATGTCGCTTCACGAAATAGATCTGGCAGTAAAGGCGTCGGACTATCTTGTATGCCTGAAAGGAGATAAGATAGAGGCTTTCGGAAGTCCGGAGGATATTCTTGGGGACGATACGATAGAGCGCCTCTACGATCTGGAAAAAGGGTCGTACGATCTTTTGTTCGGAAGCGTGGAGCTAAAAAAACCAAAAGGAGCGCCGCGCGTGTTCGTAGTTTCGGGAGCGGGGCGCGGCATACCTTTTTACAGGGCGCTTCAAAAGCGCGGTATACCGTTCGCAACGGGCGTGTTGTTTGAAAACGATGTTGACATGTATGCGGCAAAGCGCCTGTCGGACTGCATTATATCGGCGCCCGCATTCGAGCTTGTTTCAGAGGAGCGCTTTAATAAGGCGGCGGATGTGCTTTTAAAATGCAGCGCCGTAATAGATGCGGGAACGCCTGTAGGCACGTTTAATTTGCCGAATGCGCGCCTTGTTGAGCTTGCCGGTAAACGTGGCATGCCGATATACAAAAGTATAGGAGCAGTATTAAATGAAAATGTGTGA
- a CDS encoding iron ABC transporter permease yields MIILAVIFVFGMTLNVNIGSVSIKTGDILSMIWAAIKFSLANLFTNGAYETDLQSAVYGAAESRILFSIRLPRMMLAAVLGGALSVSGYLLQVFFRNPIAGPFVLGISSGAKMVVGITLIFLSGHMSHVSSLTLVCSAFVGSMLVTFLVLLFSQKVKNMSMLLVVGIMVGYICSAATDFCITFASEHDVVNLTNWSMGSFSGASWSNVGLAAVICFAGTVAAMLISKPIGAYALGEGYALSMGINIKALRAALVIFSSVLSACVTALAGPISFVGVAVPHITRSLLKSSRPIFVIPASFLCGAVFCVLCDLIARTLFAPTELMIGTVTSVFGAPVVIYMMIKRKKAEGD; encoded by the coding sequence ATGATAATACTTGCCGTTATCTTCGTTTTCGGAATGACGCTTAATGTGAACATAGGCTCCGTTTCGATAAAAACGGGCGATATACTAAGTATGATTTGGGCTGCGATCAAGTTTTCTTTGGCAAATCTTTTTACGAACGGCGCATATGAGACTGATCTTCAGTCGGCTGTTTACGGAGCTGCGGAGAGCAGGATACTTTTTTCCATACGTCTGCCGCGCATGATGCTCGCGGCGGTTTTGGGCGGCGCGCTGTCGGTATCGGGATATCTTTTGCAGGTGTTTTTCAGAAACCCGATAGCGGGACCGTTCGTTTTGGGCATATCGTCCGGCGCGAAAATGGTGGTTGGCATTACGCTTATTTTTTTGAGCGGTCACATGAGCCATGTAAGCTCGCTCACGCTCGTTTGTTCGGCATTTGTCGGTTCGATGCTTGTCACCTTTTTGGTGCTCTTGTTTTCACAGAAGGTAAAAAATATGTCCATGCTCTTAGTCGTCGGAATAATGGTAGGATATATATGCAGCGCGGCGACAGACTTCTGTATTACGTTTGCAAGCGAGCACGACGTTGTAAACCTTACAAACTGGTCTATGGGAAGCTTTTCGGGCGCAAGCTGGTCAAACGTAGGACTGGCCGCGGTGATATGCTTTGCGGGAACGGTTGCGGCTATGCTTATTTCAAAGCCGATAGGCGCCTACGCTTTGGGCGAGGGATATGCCTTGAGCATGGGTATAAACATTAAGGCGCTTAGAGCCGCGCTCGTTATATTTTCAAGCGTGCTTTCGGCCTGTGTAACGGCGCTGGCAGGTCCCATATCTTTCGTGGGCGTAGCCGTGCCGCACATAACGCGTTCTCTTTTAAAATCGTCCAGGCCGATATTCGTTATACCGGCAAGCTTCCTATGCGGAGCTGTATTCTGCGTTCTGTGCGACCTTATAGCAAGAACGCTTTTTGCACCAACGGAGCTTATGATAGGAACGGTAACTTCGGTTTTCGGAGCGCCGGTCGTAATATACATGATGATCAAGCGAAAGAAGGCGGAGGGTGACTGA
- a CDS encoding ABC transporter substrate-binding protein: MKRITAACIIIALIMLLFSGCAADNNKTDASFDTLKYEESMELDFAEQFSVDYYEGGYKLITLSDGSRFLVIPEGGKLPSGTPEDITPLYQPLKNVYLAATAAMCLFDAIGSLDAIRLSGTKSDGWYIENAKAAMEAGRIIYAGKYSEPDYELLLSEGCPLAVESMMIGHASDVKDKLEELGIAVFVDRSSLEDHPLGRTEWIKVYGALFNKEKEAKDVFDEQKAFFDAAISDESTGKTVSFFYINSSGEVVVRKSGDYITKMIELAGGDYVFEDIGDPELKTSTVTVEMETFYAAAKDADYIIYNSAIDKNLDTMDELLEKSALLHDFKAVKNGNVWCTQRNMYQETTKLGEMTESFHMIFSGEADKKDSVPFLYRLK; encoded by the coding sequence ATGAAGCGGATAACGGCCGCCTGTATTATAATAGCGCTTATAATGCTCCTTTTTTCGGGATGTGCCGCCGATAACAATAAGACAGACGCTTCCTTCGACACGTTAAAATATGAAGAGAGCATGGAGCTTGATTTTGCAGAGCAGTTCTCTGTGGATTATTACGAGGGCGGATATAAGCTTATCACTCTTTCGGACGGCTCAAGATTTCTTGTGATACCCGAGGGCGGAAAGCTGCCCTCGGGTACTCCTGAGGATATAACGCCTCTTTATCAGCCGTTGAAAAACGTATATCTTGCGGCTACTGCGGCAATGTGTCTTTTTGACGCCATAGGCAGCCTTGACGCCATACGTCTTTCGGGAACGAAGTCGGACGGCTGGTATATTGAAAACGCAAAGGCGGCAATGGAGGCCGGGCGTATAATATACGCGGGAAAATACAGTGAGCCCGATTACGAGCTTTTGTTATCCGAGGGATGTCCGCTTGCCGTAGAGTCGATGATGATAGGGCATGCATCCGACGTGAAGGACAAGCTTGAGGAGCTCGGCATAGCCGTGTTCGTAGATCGGTCAAGCCTTGAAGATCATCCTTTGGGACGCACGGAATGGATAAAGGTCTACGGCGCGCTTTTTAATAAGGAAAAAGAGGCAAAAGACGTGTTTGATGAGCAAAAGGCCTTTTTCGACGCCGCAATAAGCGACGAAAGCACGGGGAAAACGGTATCGTTTTTCTATATAAATTCATCGGGAGAGGTAGTAGTTCGTAAAAGCGGAGATTATATAACGAAAATGATAGAGCTTGCGGGCGGAGATTATGTATTTGAGGACATAGGCGATCCGGAGCTTAAAACTTCGACCGTGACAGTGGAAATGGAAACTTTTTATGCGGCGGCAAAAGACGCCGATTATATTATCTACAACAGCGCAATAGATAAAAACCTTGATACAATGGACGAGCTTTTGGAAAAAAGCGCGCTGCTTCACGATTTCAAGGCAGTAAAAAACGGCAATGTATGGTGTACCCAAAGAAATATGTATCAGGAGACGACAAAGCTCGGCGAAATGACAGAGAGCTTTCACATGATATTTTCGGGGGAAGCGGACAAAAAAGACAGCGTGCCGTTTTTATATCGTCTGAAATAA
- a CDS encoding iron transporter, with translation MKNKIIAFICAAALILAFFAGCASNDAAPSDEAALPDGVYTADFDTDSSMFHVNEACGGKGTLTVENGDMTIHISLVSKRIVTLYQGTKEEAANDEAGLIMPTLDEVTYSDGTSEEVYGFDLPVPVLDEEFDCAILGASGDWYDHKVKVSNPEAISGEVSGDALSDGEYTIDVVLDGGSGKASVESPAALFVNEGKAQALIIMSSPHYEYMTLNDTQYDPVNEEGNSAFMIPFEPDGEGNMAVSALTTAMSEPHLIDYTLHFDMSTIKAKGE, from the coding sequence ATGAAGAATAAAATCATTGCGTTTATATGCGCGGCCGCGCTTATACTTGCGTTTTTTGCGGGATGTGCGTCGAACGACGCGGCGCCAAGCGATGAAGCCGCGCTCCCCGACGGAGTTTACACGGCAGATTTCGACACGGACAGCAGTATGTTCCACGTAAACGAGGCGTGCGGCGGAAAGGGCACGCTTACTGTTGAAAACGGCGATATGACTATACACATTTCGCTTGTGTCAAAAAGGATAGTTACGCTCTATCAGGGCACAAAGGAAGAGGCGGCAAATGACGAAGCGGGCCTTATAATGCCGACATTAGATGAAGTTACATACAGTGACGGGACCTCAGAGGAGGTATACGGCTTCGATCTGCCCGTGCCTGTGCTCGATGAGGAGTTCGACTGCGCCATATTGGGCGCGTCGGGCGATTGGTACGATCATAAGGTGAAGGTATCAAATCCCGAAGCGATATCCGGCGAAGTAAGCGGTGATGCGCTGTCCGACGGCGAATATACGATAGACGTCGTTTTGGACGGCGGCTCGGGAAAAGCAAGCGTTGAATCTCCCGCGGCGCTTTTCGTAAACGAAGGCAAAGCACAGGCGCTTATAATCATGAGCAGCCCTCATTATGAGTATATGACGCTTAATGATACGCAGTACGATCCCGTAAACGAAGAAGGAAATTCGGCATTTATGATACCGTTCGAGCCGGACGGCGAGGGGAATATGGCGGTGAGCGCGCTTACGACCGCAATGAGCGAGCCGCATCTTATAGATTATACTCTGCATTTTGACATGAGCACGATAAAAGCAAAGGGTGAGTAA